From Pagrus major chromosome 9, Pma_NU_1.0, the proteins below share one genomic window:
- the LOC141001921 gene encoding RCC1 and BTB domain-containing protein 1-like, with amino-acid sequence MVDVTKWPLFSLMGPQELSTIRKACVFGMSANEAIYITNDDEVYVFGLNCSNCLGTGDSQSSIVPKKVDLLSGRKVVSLSYGSGPHILLATEDGELFAWGHNGYSQLGNGTTNQGVAPVLVSANLLNKKVTEVACGSHHSMALTDSGEVYAWGYNNCGQVGSGSTANQPTPRRVSSCLQNKVAVSITCGQTSSLAVVDNGEVYGWGYNGNGQLGLGNNGNQLTPCRLAALQGLCVQQIVSGYAHSLALTDEGLLYAWGANTYGQLGTGNKSNQLSPVQIMTEKERIVEIAACHSTHTSAAKTQSGQVYMWGQCRGQSIVLPHLTHFTCTDDVFACFATPSVMWRLLSMEHDDFLTVAQSLKKEFDNPETADLKFCVDSKYIYVHKAVLKIRCEHFRSMFQSHWNEDMKEVIEIDQFSYPVYRSFLEFLYTDNVELPPEDAIGLLDLATSYCENRLKRLCQHIIKRGITVENAFSLLSAAVRYDAEDLEEFCFKFCVNHLTEVTQTAAFWQIDGNMLKDFICRASRYGAFKN; translated from the exons ATGGTGGATGTAACCAAATGGCCCCTTTTCAGCCTGATGGGGCCTCAGGAGCTCTCCACGATACGGAAAGCATGCGTGTTCGGAATGTCTGCTAATGAAGCCATCTACATCACCAATGATGATGAG GTGTATGTGTTTGGGCTGAACTGCAGTAACTGCCTGGGCACAGGGGACAGCCAGAGCTCCATCGTGCCCAAGAAGGTGGACTTATTGAGTGGGAGGAAGGTGGTCAGCCTGAGCTACGGCAGTGGACCCCACATCCTGCTGGCCACAGAGG ATGGAGAACTGTTCGCCTGGGGCCATAATGGTTACAGCCAACTGGGAAACGGGACAACCAACCAAGGAGTAGCTCCAGTGCTCGTGTCTGCCAACCTGCTCAATAAGAAGGTCACAGAGGTGGCCTGTGGCTCTCACCACTCAATGGCTCTTACTGACTCAGGAGAA GTGTATGCGTGGGGCTATAACAACTGTGGTCAGGTGGGTTCAGGCTCCACAGCGAACCAGCCCACACCCCGCAGAGTGTCCAGCTGCCTGCAGAACAAAGTGGCTGTCAGTATCACCTGTGGTCAGACCTCGTCTCTGGCAGTAGTGGACAACGGAGAG GTGTACGGTTGGGGCTACAATGGGAACGGACAACTCGGACTTGGAAATAATGGGAACCAGCTCACTCCCTGTCGCCTCGCAGCTCTGCAGGGTTTATGTGTGCAGCAG aTTGTGTCAGGCTATGCCCACTCCCTGGCACTAACAGATGAGGGCTTGCTTTATGCTTGGGGTGCCAACACATATGGACAACTGGGCACCGGCAACAAGAGCAACCAACTGAGCCCAGTTCAGATCATGactgagaaagagag GATTGTTGAAATCGCCGCCTgtcactccacacacacatcagctgcTAAGACCCAGAGTGGTCAGGTGTACATGTGGGGCCAGTGCAGGGGCCAGTCGATAGTACTGCCTCACCTCACACACTTTACCTGCACCGACGATGTCTTTGCATGCTTCGCCACCCCCTCAGTGATGTGGAGACTTCTTTCCATGG AGCACGATGACTTCTTGACCGTGGCTCAGTCTCTGAAGAAAGAGTTTGACAACCCAGAGACAGCTGACCTCAAGTTCTGCGTCGACAGCAAATATATCTACGTCCACAAAGCAGTTCTCAAAATCAG GTGCGAACACTTCAGATCCATGTTCCAGTCCCACTGGAACGAGGACATGAAGGAGGTGATCGAGATAGACCAGTTCTCCTACCCAGTGTACCGCTCCTTCCTAGAGTTCCTGTACACAGACAATGTGGAGCTGCCTCCTGAGGATGCTATAG GGCTGCTGGACCTGGCCACGTCGTACTGTGAGAACCGCCTCAAGCGTCTGTGTCAGCACATTATAAAGAGGGGGATTACAGTTGAAAATgccttctctctgctgtctgcgGCTGTGCGCTATGACGCAGAG GACCTGGAAGAGTTCTGCTTTAAGTTCTGTGTTAATCACCTGACTGAGGTGACCCAGACCGCCGCTTTCTGGCAGATCGACGGCAACATGCTCAAAGATTTCATATGTCGAGCCAGCCGCTATGGTGCCTTCAAAAACTGA